GCCCTCGGCTTCCTGCTGCGCGACGCCGGCGACACCGAGAGCGCCGCGATCTGGTGGCGCCGCGCCGCCCAGGACGGCGACGGCAACGCCGCCAACGCCCTGGGCGCCCTGCACGCCGACCGGGGCGAGTCGCAGCAGGCCGAGCGCTGGTACCGCGCCGCGCTCGACGCCGGTGATGTCAACGGCGCCTACAACCTCGGCCTGCTCTGCGCCGAGCAGGGGCGCACCGCGCAGGCCGAGCAGTGGTACCGCCGCGCCGCCTACGCCGGGCACCAGGAGGCCGCCAACGCGCTGGCCGTGCTGCTGCTGCAGGGCGGCGACTCCGCCGGGGCCGAGCCGTGGTTCTCCAAGGCCGCCGAGGCGGGCAGCGTCGACGCCGCGTTCAACCTGGGCATCCTCTACGCCGGGCGGGACGAGGAGCGCTCGGCCTTCGAGTGGTACGAGCGCGCCGCGGCCGCCGGACACACCGACGCGGCCCTCCAGGTCGCCATGGTCCTGCTGCGGGACGGCGAGGACGAGGAGGCGGAGCGCCATCTGCGGGTCGCCGTGCGCGGCGGCAGCGCCGAGGCGGCCTTCCGGCTGGGCGCGCTGCTCGACCGCGACGACGAGGCGTGGGAGGAGTGCGAGAAGTGGTACGGGCACGCCGCCCGGCAGGGCCACCGGCGGGCCCAGGTCCGGCTCGGCATGCTCGTCGCCGCGCGGGGTGACGTGGTCGAGGCCGCGCACTGGTACCGCCAGGCCGCCGAGGCCGGCAGCCGTAACGGCGCCTTCAACCTCGGGCTGCTGCTCGCGCGCGAGGGCAGCGAGCCGGAGGCGGCGCTGTGGTGGGCCAGGGCCGCGCAGGCCGGTCACGGGCGGGCCGCGCTCCGGCTCGCCCTGCTGGCGGCCCGGCGCGGCAATCTGGCCGAGGGGCAGCACTGGTGCGCCCGCGCCGTCGAGCTCGGCCCGGCCGAGGTCGCCGAGCGGGCGGCGCGGCTGCGGGACGCGTTGCAGCAGGAACTGTCGGCGTAAGGGCGGCGGGCGCCCCCACCGGCCCCGCGGCCCGGGGCTGCGGCGTCCCGGCCGTGGCCGCCCGGAGGCCGTTCGCACGCGTGTTTGCACACCCGTTTGCCTGAAGGGCTACCGCCGGGTTACAGTTGGGTCAACGACGCGGGGTGGAGCAGCTCGGTAGCTCGCTGGGCTCATAACCCAGAGGTCGCAGGTTCAAATCCTGTCCCCGCTACTCGAAGACAAGGCCCGGATCCTTCAAGGATCCGGGCCTTTGTCGTGTGCCCGGACGGACGCCGCCCGCCCGGAGCGGGGCGCGCGAAGCGGCGGCGGCCACAGGCCGCCGCCGTCTGTCACGGGCGGCGCGTCACGCCGTCGAGCAGTTCGGGCAGATGCCGCGGTACGTCACCTCGACCGCCGAGACCTGGAAGCCGAAGCGCTCGTGCGCCGGAAGGTCGGCGAGCAGGTCCCCGGAGGGGTGGACGTCGCGGATCGTGCCGCACCGCGAGCACACCAGATGCTGGTGCGCGTGGTGGGCGTTCGGGTCGTAGCGCTTGGCGCGCCCGTCCGTGCTCACCTCGAGGATCTCGCCCAGGGAGACCAGCTCGCCGAGGGTGTTGTACACCGTCGCGCGCGAGATCTCGGGCAGGAGGTCGGCCGCCTTGGCGTGCACCTCGTCCGCGGTGTAGTGCACGTGGTCCCCGTCGAGGACCTCGGCGACGACGCGTCGCTGTGCGGTCAGCCGCCAGCCGCGTCCCCGGAGCCGTTCCAGCAGGTCACTCATGCCATCACCTATCAGTCAGATAGGACCAGCGTAGCAGCGCCCCTCGTCCATCAATGGATCGCGTATTTATCTCTGATCCATCTTGACTTAGACAATGTCCAATGTAGGATCGAGTTCGGCTCGGGCCTCCGGAGACGGCGGATGCGGGCCCGGTGACAGGACGAAAAAGACGGAGGCGCACGTGTCGGTTCAGGGCGAGGCCATTTCGGGAACGGGTCCGCTGACCACGGAGTCCGGAGCTCCGGTCGCGGACAACCAGAACAGCGAGTCCGCGGGCCTCGGCGGCCCCGTCCTGGTGCAGGACCAGTCGCTGATGGAGAAGCTCGCGCACTTCAACCGCGAGCGGATCCCGGAGCGCGTGGTGCACGCCCGCGGCGCCGGGGCGTACGGCACCTTCACCGTGACGGCGGACGTCACCCGGTACACCCGGGCCAAGTTCCTCTCCGAGGTCGGCAAGCAGACCGAGACGTTCCTGCGCTTCTCCACCGTCGCGGGCAACCTCGGCTCGGCCGACGCGGTGCGCGACCCCCGCGGTTTCGCGCTGAAGTTCTACACCGAAGAGGGGAACTACGACCTCGTCGGCAACAACACCCCGGTGTTCTTCATCAAGGACGCCATCAAGTTCCCCGACTTCATCCACACCCAGAAGCGCGACCCCTACACCGGCTCGCAGGAGGCGGACAACGTCTGGGACTTCTGGGGTCTGTCGCCGGAGTCCACGCACCAGGTGACCTGGCTCTTCGGTGACCGCGGCATCCCGGCCACGCTGCGCCACATGAACGGCTACGGCTCCCACACCTTCCAGTGGAACAACGAGGCCGGCGAGGTCTTCTGGGTCAAGTACCACTTCAAGACCGACCAGGGGATCAAGAACCTCACCACCGCGGAGGCCAACCAGCTCTCCGGCATGGACCCCGACAGCCACCAGCGCGATCTGCGCGAGGCCATCGAGCGCGGGGACTTCCCCAGCTGGACCGTGCAGGTGCAGATCATGCCGGCGGCCGACGCGGCGACCTACCGCTTCAACCCGTTCGACCTCACCAAGGTGTGGCCGCACGAGGACTACCCGCCGATCGAGATCGGCAAGCTGGAGCTCAACCGCAACCCGGAGAACATCTTCGCCGAGGTCGAGCAGTCGATCTTCTCTCCGGCGCACTTCGTGCCGGGCATCGGACCGTCCCCGGACAAGATGCTCCAGGGCCGGCTCTTCGCCTACGGCGACGCCCACCGCTACCGCGTCGGCATCAACGCCGACCACCTGCCGGTGAACCGTCCGCACGCCACCGAGGCGCGGACGAACAGCCGTGACGGCTACGCCTACGACGGCCGGCACGGGCGCGCCAAGAACTACGAGCCCAACAGCTTCGGCGGACCGCAGGAGACCGGCCGGCCGCTGTGGCAGCCCGTCGAGGTCACCGGCTACACCGGTAGCACCGAGGCCCCCTCGCACGCCGAGGACAACGACTTCGTCCAGGCGGGCAACCTCTACCGGCTGATGTCGGAGGAGGAGAAGGGCCGGCTGATCGACAACCTCGCCGGCTTCATCGCCAAGGTCTCGCGCGACGACATCGCCGAGCGCGCGATCAGTAACTTCCGCCAGGCGGACCCCGACTACGGCAAGCGGCTCGAAGCCGCGGTCCAGGCCCTGCGCGGCTGAGTCCCGCGGCGGCCCGACCGCCACGGGGCTTGTCCCAACAGCCGCTTGCCGTACCCACCGGAGGGACCGGACGCCAATGGGCTCCGGTCCCTCCGGCTTTTCCCGCTCAGCCCGCCAGCACGCCCGGCTGCCGCCGTCCGGCGCGCAGGGGTGCCCAGCGGCGGATGATGTCGCGGACCGACACGATGCCCACGGGCCCCTGCCCGTCGAGGACGATCAGATGCCGGAAGCCGCCGTGCGCCATGGCGCACGCGGCGTCCTCCAGCGTCCATTCCGGGGCCGCGAAGACGACGTCCGTCGTCGTGTGGCCCTGCGCGGTCTCCCGGTCCGGA
The window above is part of the Streptomyces syringium genome. Proteins encoded here:
- a CDS encoding tetratricopeptide repeat protein, whose product is MGLMGDRTRLLATRRLVEAPGDGSDQEPQAFGSEAAGPGGSADAGDLSTDAADLELETARRRAEESGDPAALSMLGALLLRRGDLDGAERHLRAATADGDRSAANNLGVLLHQRGYADEAASWWRVAAVAGSAAAAHALGRYHRERGDEPAAEYWLRQSAESGHALGAYALADLLEHRSDVGAERWFRSAAERGHREAAYRLARILDGRAPRRGTGPGGLAGLDGLGDGPGGLGPSTGTRYASAGGVDTSVRDLRAAAAGRRDESAAGEAEQWYRQAAARGHRRAALHLGTLLEARGEIQEAGRWYLTSAKDGESRAACALGFLLRDAGDTESAAIWWRRAAQDGDGNAANALGALHADRGESQQAERWYRAALDAGDVNGAYNLGLLCAEQGRTAQAEQWYRRAAYAGHQEAANALAVLLLQGGDSAGAEPWFSKAAEAGSVDAAFNLGILYAGRDEERSAFEWYERAAAAGHTDAALQVAMVLLRDGEDEEAERHLRVAVRGGSAEAAFRLGALLDRDDEAWEECEKWYGHAARQGHRRAQVRLGMLVAARGDVVEAAHWYRQAAEAGSRNGAFNLGLLLAREGSEPEAALWWARAAQAGHGRAALRLALLAARRGNLAEGQHWCARAVELGPAEVAERAARLRDALQQELSA
- a CDS encoding Fur family transcriptional regulator — encoded protein: MSDLLERLRGRGWRLTAQRRVVAEVLDGDHVHYTADEVHAKAADLLPEISRATVYNTLGELVSLGEILEVSTDGRAKRYDPNAHHAHQHLVCSRCGTIRDVHPSGDLLADLPAHERFGFQVSAVEVTYRGICPNCSTA
- a CDS encoding catalase; amino-acid sequence: MSVQGEAISGTGPLTTESGAPVADNQNSESAGLGGPVLVQDQSLMEKLAHFNRERIPERVVHARGAGAYGTFTVTADVTRYTRAKFLSEVGKQTETFLRFSTVAGNLGSADAVRDPRGFALKFYTEEGNYDLVGNNTPVFFIKDAIKFPDFIHTQKRDPYTGSQEADNVWDFWGLSPESTHQVTWLFGDRGIPATLRHMNGYGSHTFQWNNEAGEVFWVKYHFKTDQGIKNLTTAEANQLSGMDPDSHQRDLREAIERGDFPSWTVQVQIMPAADAATYRFNPFDLTKVWPHEDYPPIEIGKLELNRNPENIFAEVEQSIFSPAHFVPGIGPSPDKMLQGRLFAYGDAHRYRVGINADHLPVNRPHATEARTNSRDGYAYDGRHGRAKNYEPNSFGGPQETGRPLWQPVEVTGYTGSTEAPSHAEDNDFVQAGNLYRLMSEEEKGRLIDNLAGFIAKVSRDDIAERAISNFRQADPDYGKRLEAAVQALRG
- a CDS encoding CBS domain-containing protein translates to MLVRDAMSTVVLTIGPAHTLRQAARMMSARRIGAAIVLDPDTSGLGILTERDILNSVGAGEDPDRETAQGHTTTDVVFAAPEWTLEDAACAMAHGGFRHLIVLDGQGPVGIVSVRDIIRRWAPLRAGRRQPGVLAG